cagactggctttgaactcagagatctgactccctctgccCCCCttgccaccaatgcctggctaaTTGGTGTCATCAGTAAATAAGTCACTTAGTGAATGTGTGAGAGCTATTTGAGTTCTTGCTGACAATCAGTGAGCTTAGTTTGTTGATTTTCTGTTCATCATTTGTattgtgcggtgtgtgtgtgctctggtgTGTGCCGAGAcctgagtgtggaggtcagatcCGGGTCTGCAGTGTTAGAAGCAGTGAGGCTTAGATGTAAGTGTGTTTCTCCATGGACCCATCTCTCCGGACCTAGCTTTTTGTGGCTGATTGTTATGGGTAACATTTTCCATTGTGCTCTATAGTTTTACCATGAGAAATATCTCTGTAGGCCATCAGAGGCTTTATAAGATTACATTTCACATAGGAATGTCAAAACTGTTAATTAGCCATCTGATGTGGGAAGTGGTAGTCATTAGCTCAGATCTTCGTGCTATTTATTCTGTTGTGAATCCTCTTGTCAGACAAGAAGTCggaggtttcttttcttttattgaatagaGGGTCTTGCACTGACTGAGCTGTGTCTCGCTCCTTGGGGGTCTTTCTGTGTGATACAGACACGGTTCATTTTACCCAGCATCTGCATCCACTCACTTTCCAGTCCTGACTGGCTGTAAAAGTTTAGGAGCCTTCCACATCTAACACATTTAAATTGGTCTTCTTGCGCCTGTAGTTTGCCAGGAGGAAAGCAGGCCCAGGCCCCCTGTTTACTAACATAGAAGTATAGATCAGAGAGGATTTCTGTGACAGCCACCTTAAGGAAGTTTATTATACATTGTGCTAGTGGCATCCTGCCGTATGTCCTAGAGAATGAAACTGTGGAAGAGATTCTTGCTCATAAATCACGATTTCGGGCAGGCCACTCAAGTGGCAGCTTCTTGGATGTTAGCTGTAAGCgtgtgggtggggaggagggtgcTCATGGGCTTCCTATTTAACTGGAACTTGGCTAGAGTCTCCTGCTTGCTTTGTGCTGTATTCTGTTCCTCCTTGGCTCACATAATTACTAGGAGCTGTGCTTGAAACTTACTTTTAAAGGAACATTTGCATATAAGTTGTTTGCCCATGAGTAATAAAAGATTTAGGTGGTTGAGGAAGTAGCAAATGTCGTTTTAATAGAGTGTTCTAATCACTTTCCAGAATGGTGCAGAACTCTGAACTAGTCCTGTATGTAGATATTGCGCACAGGGCTGATGTGACGGCCTCCTCTAGTCCTGAAAGTGAGCCGCACGCTAAGTGTCCGTGTGTCTATTCCCTGCAGGATCCAAGGGCTGTGTGGCTGCAATGTTGTCAAGACTATTCCGTGTGCATGGCCTCCTTGTGGCCTCCCATCCCTGGGAGGTCATTGTGGGGACAGTGACACTTACAGTCTGTATGATGTCCATGAACATGTTTACCGGCAACAACAAGATCTGTGGTTGGAATTATGAGTGCCCAAAATTTGAAGAGGTTAGTTGACTTTGATACTGACTAAAgtaaatttcattttcaatttctttagacTCTCCTTTTGGggccttcccttctctgaggcaAGGGGGCGGGGGGCATGGGGGTGGATTTGTGAGGGTGGGGGCAAGATGTAAAACgaataaataattaatgaaaagggTCTCCTTTTTAGAGCGCATATAAGCAAAAAGAGTTCTGTGTAGTGTTTACTTGTGGGCTTACCTCAAATCTTCAGCTGTGTATTTGATGTGGGCTACACTaaaaaagcttttttaaaatacaagtgaGTATAGTTGACTCTCTTGAGAAATACAGTTTTTGTAAGGACTATCAGAAAAAATGATTGGAAGAATTATAGATTGCTTAAAAGTTGCATTCAATTTTTGGTTTCTATATTGGCTATTTTGATTCAGTTGTACTATGCTGGCATTTACATTCTTGTGATAATATGTATACCAATGACAGCAAAAGTTGTTGCTTGTGGGCACTTGTTTGAtagctttctctcctttctctctgccaaCAGGACGTGCTGAGCAGCGACATCATCATCCTCACGATAACGCGGTGCATCGCCATTCTCTACATTTACTTCCAGTTCCAGAACTTACGCCAGCTTGGGTCCAAATACATTCTGGGTGAGGCTGGGTGCTGTCTGTGCACGCTGTCAGACTGTGGATTTGCTGTGGGAGTTTGCGCAGTGTGCAGTGGGTAGTGCTGAAACAGTGTGGGGTACATTCAGCAAGTTAGTGCTCCCTCTCAGTGCTAGAGAGGAAAATAGCGCGGTCCTTCCAGCGTGTTGAGCGAGCCTGCATGCTAGCTTGCACTTGGGTGATGAGGGTACAGATGTTAACTGTGGTGTTTGGCCTTTAGGTATCGCCGGCCTCTTCACAATTTTCTCAAGTTTCGTCTTCAGTACAGTCGTCATTCATTTCCTCGACAAAGAATTGACAGGCTTAAAGTAAGTAAAGGCCAGTTGTTTATTcttctaaaatatgtttttaagacCCTTTAGTCCCTGTATTAATGAAAGGTGATGcataaatttaaaagtttaaaaagtgtGGGAAATTTTTCCTGTACTTGCTTTTAGCTAGCTCTGACTGTTaacattttgatatatttttcccatttattttagaCTTATTGTGTATGAGTGTCTTACTGTATATGCTGTGTCAGGTCTTTTTTGCTCAACATAATTTATTTGAATCTTTTCACATCCTTAATGTTAAAGAAAATGATTAGTGATAGCTATATAGTATTCTGTGTGAATATTTTGTAGTTCATTATCCTAATGTTGGATTAAGttaatttttcttcataaatacaGTGATTAATACCTTTATAGATAGTTTTTGTTTATGTTCATCGTTATCACCTAGGGATAGATAATTTCAGGAGTAACATAGCAGCTGTGGGATTGCTTATTTTAACACTTTTGCCTTGGAGGAAGGTGGGGTAGCTTCACCAATTTGTATATTACACATTTTTCTTAATGTTAATTTGAGTATACAATAGCACTTTGTCAAGCAAACACTGAGTTTGAGTACACATGCATTTTCATGTAACAGTGTCAGGTATTGTAGTTATGCTGGGCCTGTGACCCGGATGGAGTTAAGGGTCAGGTCAAGGGTTGGGTCCAAGGCCACtttcagctacacagcaaggtAGAAGTCAGCCTGGCATCATGATGCTTTGTCTCGGAAAAGTGAAACGAAGGAAACTTTAGCAGATGTTTGAGCATCTCTTAGCTTCGAGGCTTCTTCAGGATGCTAGCAGGAAAGTGGTCATGCCACATATGTGCTGTGGGAAGGATCATATTAAGAACTTTCTAAAACTATATTTTCCCTGTGTTAAATGTTacttctcttgatttttttttccccagcgaAGCTTTGCCCTTTTTTCTGCTCTTGATTGACCTTTCTAGAGCGAGCGCATTAGCAAAGTTTGCCCTAAGTTCAAACTCACAGGTGAGTATTATTTGTAGCCCTGGAATGTGATTATCTCCCGGACATTTGTCTAGTCAAAAGATGAGatttctttactcttcaaaatgtGACCACTGTCTCAAGCTTTTAGACGTATGTTTTAAGACTGGTTTGTATAAGTGTCTCACTTCCCAATTTTCCCTTTGAAAGTCTTCTGAAATGACAGCCCATGACTTAGGTGAATAAACCTCCTATTGAGGCCTTAGGGAAGAGAGTGAGTGTTTCGggttctttgctttgctttgaccTGACTTGGAACAGTTGAAGGGAGACAGGCTCGATTGGGCGTCTGTTTGCAGGAGATAGTTCATCAGCTGGGAGGCGTGCGGGGAGGCATGCGCACAGGAGCTGGAGCCCAGTGAGCCACTTCCTCCGTGCGGCTCCACCCCCTCAGCCTTTCCAAGGAGCATCACCTACTGGGGATCAGGTGTTCAAACTCAAGAGCCTTTGGGGGCCTTCTCACCTTCAAACTGCAACAGATCTAGTGGATTAGAGCCTTAGATCACATTGTTTCTAAGCCCCTCAAGTTAATGTTTCTCATCCTGATGTTCAtcaatgacttaaaaaaaaaaaacagcattgttTTTAACAACCTTgtaattgtttttgagacagactgtGTATCTCATTCTGTCCTGAATTATAGTGATCCTCCTGCTGTGGCCAGCTGAGTGATAGCattgcagacacatacacacactaactaCCATGTCCTATTTAGTCCTTTTATAATTTTCCTTCAGTGACAGGccattgaactcagaaccttttgCAGGATTGTCAAGTGCTCAGTCACTGAGTTAGCCCCTCCCCCAAGCTGTGAAAGAGTTCATAGTTCTGTCCtgattatatatattggatactgCTTATGATCATTTGAACATTTTGATATGAAAATTATCTAGGTTTTATTGTACTAATGTGACCTCAAAGAATCTCCACTAAGCTTTTGTTAGTGCAAGCCAGAATATAATATGAAATGTGAAAGGGCATAATCAGGTAGCACTTCAGTGATTGATTAACCTACCAGTCACTGGAGTGACCCTTAGACTATGTCTCTCACTGCCCACTCTGCCTACTGAATGCATCCTGTCTTATCATATTTGTTCTTTGAGGAGTAAAGTAAGTTTTATATAGGACCCAGGATGCTCTCTAGCATTTTAAAAGGCTAACTGCGCACTTTACAACCACCGATGTGTTTGGTCTGTGCTTTAGGATGAAGTAAGGGAAAATATAGCTCGTGGGATGGCGATCCTGGGCCCCACGTTCACCCTTGATGCTCTGGTGGAATGCCTTGTAATCGGAGTTGGCACCATGTCAGGTTGGTAAACAGTTCCTAATACACTTAGAGCTGCCATTAAAGGGGAATGGGAGGTCTTATGCTTACGTTATTTATTCTTGAATTCTGATTGAAGTGACTTGAGGGGCAGATATTGCTGGTGGGTGGGGGTGTGGACCTCTGTGTGAGTGGTAAGAGAGTAGGATCAGGTTCCTGATGTTTCTCATGCTTGCTGTTTTCTCTTGTTGTGTCTGTTTGTGGTGTTTGGGGTTTGCTGTTGGTTTGTAACCAAGATGGTATTGCAAGGCTGGTCTGGAGACACTTGCTGTTACTTGGGCTGAATTAGTAatttgtttaattgtattttaattgccATGTTGGAGGTGGTGCGAGAGTCCAGATCTAATCAGGTAGTTGGCAATGTTTAAATAGATACTCGTCATACATCCTAGCATGTCTGCAGCACCAACCTCAACACACTAGAGAATTAATACTAAACCTCAAACAGGACTCCATTACGTACAATGGAAATTTGCCAGAATGAATATATCATGCTATCATTGAAGTTTCCTGGTCTTAgtctagatttttttgtttttgttgttggttttttttttttttttttagttctagggtgtgtgtgtgtctgtctgtccctgtccttGTCCTACTACTAGGACTACATAATAGCTCAgtgacttttgtgtgtgtgtgtgtgtgtgcacactttaAGATGTACTTTTTGTAAATTAGGAAGGTGgcaggtaaagcacttgccataaAAGTGTGAGAGTGGAGTTGGGGTCTCAAGGACCCATGTAAGCCTTCCACGGTCACATAGCCCTGCCATCCCAGTGCTCTTGTGATGTGGCAGAGGCAAAGAGAATCTCCAGAAGCTGAAGGCCTAGCTGTAGCTAGCCTTTGGTAAGCAGTGGAATCGCAAAGAGACGAGTCTTGTCTCCAGTAACACAGACAAAAGGATGCTGTCCCCTGACTCCATATATGCCCTGGGCGCATATGCCCCACAATCACACCCACACACTTTGAAAAATTGCCTAAAGGTATCGGTTTCATTTTAGTGACGATATCATCATGTCACCACctctaaataaaataagatgttgGTCAGATGAAGACACAGCTACATGATTTTCCTCAAGCAGAACAGTTTGAGATGTTGAAGATGGGCCAGGAAATTACAGGCCTTGAAACGGAAGCTGCTTATTTGAATCTGAAGCAGAAAGTAGTAGGGCTGATGCCTTGTCTTGAATTGTTagagaaatgaacaaaagaatTGGATGTGTAGTTGCAGAAGCCACTGAAGTCATCTTTATCTGCAGAAATAGGGATGTGGCTTAAAATTAATTAGGCAGCAACCCCGCCGCTCACCTTTTTTACAGTGTGAGAGATTGATCCCGGAGCTTGCATGTGCTTTGGACACATTCCACCACGTCCTAGGAATATCTCTGAAAAGGCCAATACAGAAAAGGGCGTGGCtaagtgtggctcagtgggagtaTGTGCTTTGCATACATGAAGGTCCAGTTCCCAGTACAAGTCACAGCTGCCTAAGTCTTTGGACTGGAGCTATGTCCCTGTGGGGTACCAAAGTGTGGAGCTGTGTCCCTGTGTGGTCCCAACGTGGCAGGGCAGCTTCTTTTTGGACAGTCAGGAAGAATGATGGCAACATGAGTTTAGAAAATAGTTGATGATTAATTTGTGAAAAGCATTGGTTAAGTATTGAGTATGAAAGCATTCTATTCATCTAGTATTTAAGTAGAATATAtagatttgctttatttataatatatgtaatttgCAGTTTTTTATATGCCCTTGGTTGTGAGAGTAAATAATATAAtgcagtttttttattttaatttgagtaGGAATTGgtgatcttaatttttttctggtctcTAAAATTCTGGTACCCTCTGTTAGAGATTACCAAATGACCCTTGAAATATTTTGTGATGAAATGTTAATTTTCACTCTTGATTTATTAGCATTTTTGCATTATATCATTTTTAGATAGGTCAATGAAGTAAAATGCTTAGAACATTAGTAGGCACTGGGGGGGGGGTATAGAAAATTGCACTTAGTGGTATGTAAAGACTATTTACTGAGATGCCATGTCAGAAAGGTGTAACTGCCTGCTGATCTGTGCATTATaaatcattataaatagacaCAGAGGCTAATTGCTTTTATGATAAGTAAGTCTAGGGGAGTAGTGTAGGTCGGAGGGTGAAGTTACTCCTGCAAAGTAGCTGGTCTTACAGCTGCTTGTCTCAGCCAATGCGGTACCCAATACCATTTTATAAAAGAATTGGTAACATTTGTTGGCCAGTGCCATTATATACAGCATTGTGTTGTTGGGGTCTGTGCCCTTACAGGACTGAGTTTTAGAACTGCTGTCCCTGAAGTCTTAGTATCATCTTCATGTTGCTAATTTTGTTTCAGTAGATGACAAAGGACATAATGTAGTGAAACTTGGCTGTGTGTGATGAAGAGCCTTTAAGGTAAACGGCATGTCAGAAATCCACACTTAGCCAGCTCTGTCTCTCGTTCTCTACCAGGGGTCCGTCAGCTTGAAATCATGTGCTGCTTTGGCTGCGTGTCTGTGCTTGCCAACTACTTTGTGTTCATGACATTCTTCCCAGCCTGCGTGTCCCTGGTCCTAGAGGTAAGACTGGTGtcattagttatgaagtagtactTCCCATGCTGTCCCTTTACCTAAGTCCCCTGCACACCTACCTCCTAACGCCATGCCGACTTACTTTGTAGCTTTCTCGGGAAAGCCGTGAGGGTCGGCCAATCTGGCAGCTCAGCCATTTTGCCAGAgttttagaagaagaagaaaataaaccaaacccCGTAACCCAAAGGGTCAAGATGATTATGgtaatggcatttttttttctccagtatctatagtttcagtgtgtcaaatACATTGGGTATTtgggggcttttgtttgtttttagttcctATCTTGTTTAATATTTGTCCCTTTCAGTGATGTTCCAggcttctccattttctgagttttttctttgttgctttGATGTTCTGGGGATTTTAGTTCGATGtcctgagacaggatcttactggctagccaaggctggctttgaactttggATCATCCTGCTTCtgccccgagtgctgggataCCAGGTGTATGCCGGCTGCCAGGGCCCTGGGCCCTATGTTCTTTGTTAGTCTGGCTCTTGAACTGACTTTGCAAGTCCCTGTCGGTGGAAGGCTGATCTTTGGAATGTTTGAACAGATGCAGGACCATTGCTTATCTGTAACGAACTGGGGGCTTTCTTACTGTGGTGGGTGGGGCTGAGGAggtgagaaaaggaaagagaacgtTCACAACTGAGAATCTGTCCTTCAGTCTTTAGGCTTGGTTCTTGTTCACGCTCACAGTCGCTGGATAGCCGATCCTTCTCCTCAGAACAGCACAGCAGAACAGTCTAAGGTTTCCTTGGGTCTGGACGAAGATGTGTCCAAGAGAATTGAACCGAGTGTTTCTCTCTGGCAGTTTTATCTCTCCAAGTAAGTGACTTGGAACCCACAATACTCTGAGCTCCTACGGGGCTGTGCTGTCACTTTTATATTTCTGAACTGATaacatttatcttttctttcaggATGATCAGCATGGACATCGAGCAAGTGGTTACCCTGAGTTTAGCATTCCTTTTGGCTGTCAAGTATATTTTCTTTGAACAAGCAGAGACAGAATCGACACTCTCATTAAAAAATCCTATCACGTCTCCTGTTGTGACCCCAAAGAAAGCTCAAGACAACTGTTGTAGACGTGAGCCTCTGCTTGTGAGAAAGAACCAGAAGCTTTCTTCAGTGGAGGAGGATCCAGGAGTGAACCAAGATAGAAAAGGTACTTTGCTGTGTTCTTCattctcagtttctcttgtcGGAGGACGCTCCCTGAGTTGACTTCATCTGAAAGTGATTTAAGGGCTTTGAGATATCGTTTTGCTTCTCACACAGCTGAGGTTATAAAGCCCTTAGTGGTGGAAGCTGAGACTGCCAGCAGAGCTACCTTTGTGCTTGGCGCCTCTGTAGCCAGCCCTCCATCTCCCCTGGGATCCCAGGAGCCTGGCGTGGAACTCCCCAGCGAGCCTCGGCCTACTGAAGAATGTCTGCAGATACTGGAGAATGCAGAGGTGGGCAAGGGCCAAGGGTGTGCTCACACTGGGGAGAATGCGGAGATGGGACAAGGGCGTGCTCTCACTGGGGAGAATGCAGAGATGGGACAAGGGTGTGCTCTCACTGGGGAGAATGCAGAGATGGGACAAGGGTGTGCTCACACTGGGGAGAATGCAGAGATGGGACAAGGGCGTGCTCTCACTGGGGAGAATGCAGAGATGGGACAAGGGTGTGCTCTCACTGGGGAGAATGCAGAGGTGGGCAAGGGCCAAGGGTGTGCTCACACTGGGGAGAATGCAGAGATGGGCCAAGGGCCAAGGGTGTACTCACACTGGGGAGAATGCAGAGGTGGGGCAAGCGTGTGCTCACACTGTGGGTTTCTTTAAAAGAGGATGTTTTTGGtagcttttttaattttaatcaaaGTAAGTTAACACTGGTACTGCAGAGGCCTACTGCATCCTAGTCTCTGTCACGTGGCTTATTAACAACAGTGTTAATCCCCTATAGCCTTTGGGGGTGTTATCCCCACCCTTCAGATGAGCAGCCCAGGCTCAAGAGGCTTCATATATTTACCAGGACACTTACCATTGAGGAAATTGTAAAGTTAGCAGCAGGGTTTCTTACTTTCTGGTTCCAGAATCAAAATTCCCTGTAGTGAGTTCCTGTCTAGTAGAGATGGGGAGCTTTTGAATCTATGTGTGTTGAAGTGAGCTGTGTTTGAACATTGTGTTCTCCTACCATGTTTACATATGTCTGTTCATGCTTCCAGCCTTTATCAGCTTAATCTAATTCTTTCTGTAATACGAATATGTTTCCCTGCTCTATCAATTTTTTTTCCATGTTTGGTAAGATACAGTTCCATTCTACCACCACTTAGCAAGAAATAGTGACAGGAAATTAAAGATATTTAGAATGCATAGTTTTATGAGTAATCAACACAGTCAAgctaattaaataaaaagtttcactgtgtagtcttggctagcttagaactccctgtgtagatcaggctggcctcaaattcagaagtccaccttcctttgcctccccaatgctgggattaaaggcttgtggtACCTCTTGGCTttatctgatttctttcttttctttctctccttttcttttcttttcttttctttttttcttttcttttcttttcttttttttttgagacagggtgtctcagtcagggtttctattcctgcacaaaacatatgaccaagaagcaagttggggaggaaagagtttattcagcttacactttccacactgctgttcatcaccaaaggaagtcaggactgaaactcaagcaggtcaggaagcaggagctgatgcagaggccatggagggatgttacttactagcttgcttcctctgccttacttagctttcttatagaacccaggactaccagcccagggatggcaccacctacagtgggccctccctccttgatcagtaatttagaaaatgccttacacctggatctcttggaggcatttcttcaagggagactcctttctctgtgataattaaCTCCAtttgtgtcgagttgacacataaaaccagccagtacacagggtCTCTTACTAGATGTGCAGCTTGTCATTTTGGTTAATCTGGAGTTAGCAAGTCCCCAGCAACTCCTgtgtcttcctcctgcctcccctgggGTTGCAGATGTACACTACAGTGCTTGGCTGTTCTGTGCTTGCTAGGAATCTGAACTTGCTTGATGTCCTTGATAGTTTTCAAATCATCTCCCGATTTACAAACCCAAAGCcttttgaatttttctcttaatGTTTTTGTACTTTAGCTCTTTTGAGAGTTGGTATCCTCAGCTGGAATATATCCTATTTAAGGGCCACAACTTGTACCCACAAAAAAATTACTGaagagtgtatgtatatattgacTGTCATTGTAAGCAAATATGTATTGATTGACTTTCATTGATGAGTCCATGAGCATTTAAGTGTACAGAGAGGGTTCTGTTGTATAGAGGGCAGGAGGGCTGGACTGACAACAAGGCTTTGTTCTGGGTTTGTTCTTCAGAGGGGATGGGATTTAGTAAGGCTTAGTGTTACTGTTCCCAAGGGTGATAGAGACTGCTTTAGAGTCCTGTAAGCCACGCTCCACTGTGCGCCTTCAGCCTCTGGTCTGCTTATGAATTACAGTTCTTATCTAATTCCATCtcgtttcattttcctttcttcagaAAGGTGCAAAGTTCCTTAGTGATGCAGAGGTCATCCAGTTGGTCAATGCTAAGCATATCCCAGCTTACAAATTGGAAACTCTAATGGAAACTCATGAACGTGGTGTGTCTATTCGCCGGCAGCTCCTCTCCACAAAGCTTGCAGAGCCGTCTTCTCTTCAGTACCTGCCTTACAAAGATTATAATTATTCCTTGGTATGTGGTTTGATTAGGGGGGGGCTTGCTCTGTAACTTGTAGCCGACCTGCTgctactttaaaatgtttttcaggaTTTTATAATCattgcttgcttttctttttttttctttcttttccttccttccctccttccttccctcttttctttcctttttttttctttcttttccttccttccttccttttttccttccttctttccttcctgtttctgtttctctgtgttcccctgactgtcctgggacttgatctgtgtagatcaggctagtcttgaactcaagaaatccacctacctctgcctctcaagggtttgggattaaaggcatgtgccaccatcatcACCCAGCCagggtaaatatttttaaattataagtaTGGGGTGTTGTTTGGCTTAGCAATAGAAAGTTTACCAAACACTGGTGAAGCCCTTGGTTTGATCACCAGCACcataataacaaaaagaaaacattaaaagtagtattgaaatattttataggaGGAAGTTTGAAGACTTGTTAGCGACGGGGACGGAGATAAGCTGCTGTCTGTTTCCGTGCAGATTTTCACGTTGCCCGCCTGTGTTTCTTAGGTGATGGGAGCTTGCTGCGAGAATGTGATCGGATATATGCCCATCCCTGTTGGAGTGGCAGGGCCTCTGTGCCTGGATGGGAAAGAGTACCAGGTGCCAATGGCAACAACGGAAGGCTGTCTTGTGGCTAGCACTAACAGAGGCTGCAGAGCCATAAGTGTAAGTTGGCCTTTGTCTGCTTTCAAGTGCTCCCTGctggatgagggagggagggagctggccAGGGGGAGGCAACTAGGACAGATTCGGAACAGACGCAGGACATTAATATGTTCCCATAATCCTCTGCTTAGCTTGGTGGAGGTGCCAGCAGCCGCGTCCTTGCAGATGGGATGACCCGAGGCCCAGTGGTACGTCTTCCTCGTGCTTGTGACTCTGCAGAAGTGAAGACCTGGCTTGAAACACCTGAAGGGTTTGCAGTGATAAAGGAGGCCTTCGATAGCACcagcaggtgtgtgtatgtgtgtgttcatgtgttcgtGTGGATATTTAGCTTGTTCTCTGTGCTAGCTAAATACATTGCCTGCTTAGTTCTGAATCCATTCATTTAGTGTAACTAATAGTTATCCCTTGCTA
Above is a genomic segment from Apodemus sylvaticus chromosome 16, mApoSyl1.1, whole genome shotgun sequence containing:
- the Hmgcr gene encoding 3-hydroxy-3-methylglutaryl-Coenzyme A reductase, producing the protein MLSRLFRVHGLLVASHPWEVIVGTVTLTVCMMSMNMFTGNNKICGWNYECPKFEEDVLSSDIIILTITRCIAILYIYFQFQNLRQLGSKYILGIAGLFTIFSSFVFSTVVIHFLDKELTGLNEALPFFLLLIDLSRASALAKFALSSNSQDEVRENIARGMAILGPTFTLDALVECLVIGVGTMSGVRQLEIMCCFGCVSVLANYFVFMTFFPACVSLVLELSRESREGRPIWQLSHFARVLEEEENKPNPVTQRVKMIMSLGLVLVHAHSRWIADPSPQNSTAEQSKVSLGLDEDVSKRIEPSVSLWQFYLSKMISMDIEQVVTLSLAFLLAVKYIFFEQAETESTLSLKNPITSPVVTPKKAQDNCCRREPLLVRKNQKLSSVEEDPGVNQDRKAEVIKPLVVEAETASRATFVLGASVASPPSPLGSQEPGVELPSEPRPTEECLQILENAEKGAKFLSDAEVIQLVNAKHIPAYKLETLMETHERGVSIRRQLLSTKLAEPSSLQYLPYKDYNYSLVMGACCENVIGYMPIPVGVAGPLCLDGKEYQVPMATTEGCLVASTNRGCRAISLGGGASSRVLADGMTRGPVVRLPRACDSAEVKTWLETPEGFAVIKEAFDSTSRFARLQKLHVTMAGRNLYIRFQSRTGDAMGMNMISKGTEKALLKLQEFFPDMQILAVSGNYCTDKKPAAINWIEGRGKTVVCEAVIPAKVVREVLKTTTEAMVDVNINKNLVGSAMAGSIGGYNAHAANIVTAIYIACGQDAAQNVGSSNCITLMEASGPTNEDLYISCTMPSIEIGTVGGGTNLLPQQACLQMLGVQGACKDNPGENARQLARIVCGTVMAGELSLMAALAAGHLVRSHMVHNRSKINLQDLQGTCTKKAA